From the Leucobacter denitrificans genome, one window contains:
- a CDS encoding sugar ABC transporter ATP-binding protein, whose product MDTHTGDVPVVSVKHVTKNFQAVTALRDVSIDFYQGKVHVLFGENGAGKSTLINVLSGVHQPTEGTVEIEGVGADLVSPQRARELGISSVFQEPALVGTLSVAENLTLGREHLRSGFLNRAQNRRAAEQALVQAGSTLSLDSAARDLSRADQQVVEIARALQGSAKLLILDEPTASLTEDETSRLFEVVRRLKAEGLAIIYITHRMGEIREIGDTVSVMRDGALIDTMEIQDVTDEELVTLMVGRKVESLFPDIPHNPREGGLELRRVSTSQLIDVTLTARRGEVVGVTGLVGSGKGDVGRSVFGLAEVLAGSITVDGEEIGAGSPEQRIQQEIIYYPSDRKRDGLIQTMAAFQNATLSALDSWTKFGFVNRKAERAAAEKVLQKMHLRPNHPESLPGTFSGGNQQKIVLARGFTRDYAIHVFDEPTAGVDVGARAEIYNAMQALAESGAAVLVISSDLPEVIGLVHRAYVISQGYVVGEFTGDELSQDNMLPYFFQEMKEPIS is encoded by the coding sequence ATGGATACCCACACTGGTGATGTCCCCGTTGTATCGGTGAAGCATGTCACGAAGAATTTCCAGGCGGTGACCGCTCTTCGTGACGTGAGCATCGATTTCTACCAGGGGAAGGTGCATGTGCTGTTCGGTGAGAATGGTGCAGGAAAATCGACGCTCATCAATGTGCTCTCGGGCGTGCACCAGCCGACAGAGGGAACCGTGGAGATTGAGGGTGTGGGGGCTGACCTGGTCAGCCCCCAGCGGGCCCGTGAGCTCGGAATCTCGTCAGTGTTTCAGGAGCCAGCTCTTGTAGGAACTCTTTCGGTAGCCGAGAACCTCACCTTGGGCCGTGAGCACCTGCGCAGCGGTTTCTTGAATCGGGCACAGAATCGACGCGCAGCCGAGCAAGCGCTTGTACAGGCGGGTTCGACACTTTCGCTCGATTCTGCAGCACGCGACCTGAGTCGAGCCGATCAGCAGGTCGTCGAAATTGCGCGAGCCTTGCAGGGATCCGCAAAGCTTCTCATTCTTGACGAACCGACGGCCTCGCTTACCGAGGATGAGACGAGTCGTCTGTTTGAGGTCGTGCGGCGCCTCAAGGCAGAGGGCCTGGCAATCATCTACATCACGCACCGAATGGGTGAGATCCGCGAGATTGGTGACACCGTCTCGGTGATGCGTGATGGTGCTCTCATCGACACGATGGAAATCCAGGATGTCACTGATGAAGAGCTCGTAACGCTCATGGTGGGAAGAAAAGTAGAGTCCCTCTTCCCTGACATTCCGCACAATCCGCGTGAGGGCGGACTTGAGTTGCGTCGCGTATCGACGTCGCAACTTATCGATGTCACGCTCACCGCACGACGCGGAGAAGTTGTCGGCGTGACAGGTCTCGTAGGTTCAGGCAAGGGTGACGTCGGTCGCTCAGTGTTTGGACTCGCCGAGGTTCTCGCGGGAAGCATCACGGTTGATGGCGAAGAAATCGGAGCTGGTTCGCCAGAACAGCGAATTCAGCAAGAGATTATTTACTACCCGTCAGACCGAAAGCGCGATGGTCTCATTCAGACCATGGCTGCGTTTCAGAATGCCACGCTGTCAGCGCTCGACTCCTGGACCAAGTTCGGTTTTGTGAATCGAAAGGCTGAGCGCGCTGCCGCCGAGAAGGTGCTCCAGAAAATGCACCTTCGCCCAAACCATCCCGAGAGTCTTCCCGGCACATTCTCGGGTGGTAACCAGCAGAAGATCGTGCTCGCGCGCGGCTTCACCAGAGACTATGCGATCCACGTATTTGACGAACCCACCGCTGGGGTCGACGTTGGTGCGCGCGCAGAAATTTACAACGCAATGCAAGCGCTCGCTGAATCAGGCGCAGCCGTGCTTGTCATCTCATCTGACCTGCCCGAAGTTATCGGTCTGGTCCATCGCGCATACGTCATCTCTCAGGGATATGTCGTCGGAGAATTCACCGGCGACGAACTGAGTCAAGACAACATGCTTCCGTACTTCTTCCAGGAAATGAAGGAACCAATCTCATGA
- a CDS encoding YqaJ viral recombinase family protein has translation MVAVPVSPTLSEAQLKRIVTDGTDRMAWLRARARGVTATDIAKLSTPRSIQSAAYTKLHGSSFTGNAFTEHGKAREPEIAAWVVSEYDIHPSSALFHAENDLRHLATPDGAVLRENGILELCEIKTTNKAWRTIPRNYMRQIWWQQYVLGAERTLMVWEQHEDFVPVGEPQFRWVDRDESEIERLVKLAGDLIDVLIARTT, from the coding sequence ATGGTGGCCGTGCCGGTCTCACCAACTCTTTCCGAAGCGCAGCTTAAGCGCATCGTGACCGACGGCACTGACCGCATGGCTTGGCTGCGGGCCCGCGCACGCGGGGTTACTGCAACTGACATCGCGAAGCTTTCGACTCCGCGCTCGATTCAGTCTGCGGCGTACACGAAGCTGCACGGCAGCAGCTTCACCGGCAACGCCTTCACCGAGCACGGAAAGGCGCGCGAGCCCGAAATCGCGGCGTGGGTCGTCTCCGAGTACGACATTCACCCGAGCTCGGCTCTGTTTCACGCCGAGAACGACCTTAGGCATCTCGCCACGCCCGACGGAGCGGTTTTGCGCGAAAACGGCATCCTCGAGTTGTGCGAGATTAAGACGACGAATAAGGCGTGGCGTACGATTCCGCGCAACTACATGAGACAAATTTGGTGGCAGCAGTACGTGCTCGGTGCTGAGCGCACGCTCATGGTGTGGGAGCAGCACGAAGATTTCGTGCCTGTGGGTGAGCCGCAGTTTCGGTGGGTGGATCGAGACGAGTCAGAAATCGAGCGCCTCGTGAAGCTCGCTGGCGACCTCATCGACGTGCTCATCGCCCGCACAACGTAG
- the rplL gene encoding 50S ribosomal protein L7/L12 codes for MAKLSTEELLEQFKELTLIELSEFVKAFEETFDVSAAAPVAVAAAPAAGGAAEAAEEKDEFDVILESAGDKKIQVIKVVRELTGLGLGEAKALVEEAPKAVLEGAKKDAAEEAKTKLEEAGAGVKLA; via the coding sequence ATGGCTAAGCTTTCAACTGAAGAGCTGCTTGAGCAGTTCAAGGAGCTCACCCTCATCGAGCTCTCGGAGTTCGTAAAGGCATTCGAGGAGACCTTCGACGTATCGGCTGCTGCTCCGGTTGCAGTTGCTGCTGCTCCGGCTGCCGGTGGCGCAGCTGAGGCTGCTGAAGAGAAGGATGAGTTCGACGTCATCCTCGAGTCGGCAGGCGACAAGAAGATCCAGGTCATCAAGGTTGTGCGTGAGCTCACCGGCCTGGGCCTCGGTGAGGCAAAGGCTCTCGTTGAGGAAGCACCGAAGGCTGTTCTCGAGGGCGCCAAGAAGGACGCTGCTGAGGAAGCAAAGACCAAGCTCGAAGAGGCTGGCGCTGGCGTAAAGCTTGCGTAA
- a CDS encoding PH domain-containing protein yields the protein MWGRSSSRRANDETTVLPSSESHLPRGAGAGSGAGAPGSAPDPLGLGPQASVAAAPSAPSASGQPPEVIVVRVRRHGRHLTFPVLALLVIFAASGYFIGTFPEPWMNLLAAGAAGALAIVLGILPILAWLSRRAVITSRRAIVHHGFFVRHRSEVSLARVREVRSKQNPIQRMFGSGDIDLFVGAEATRITDAPGVKDLHAAIQELSERSYDEQIRSTGFGF from the coding sequence ATGTGGGGGAGAAGCTCGAGCCGCAGGGCAAACGACGAGACGACGGTGCTGCCGTCGTCTGAGTCGCACCTGCCTCGGGGCGCAGGGGCTGGGTCCGGTGCGGGGGCGCCGGGTTCGGCGCCCGATCCACTGGGGCTCGGACCGCAGGCTTCGGTCGCCGCGGCACCGTCGGCGCCGTCGGCTTCTGGCCAACCGCCTGAAGTCATCGTTGTCCGCGTGCGACGGCACGGGCGGCACCTCACGTTCCCGGTGCTCGCCCTGCTGGTGATCTTTGCGGCGTCCGGGTACTTCATCGGAACATTCCCCGAGCCGTGGATGAACCTGCTCGCGGCCGGCGCGGCCGGCGCACTCGCAATTGTGCTGGGTATTCTGCCGATCCTCGCCTGGCTCTCGCGCCGCGCCGTCATCACCTCGCGCCGCGCCATTGTGCACCACGGGTTCTTCGTGCGGCATCGCAGCGAAGTCTCGCTCGCACGCGTGCGCGAGGTGCGCTCGAAGCAGAACCCCATTCAGCGCATGTTCGGGTCAGGCGACATCGACCTCTTCGTCGGCGCTGAAGCCACCCGCATCACAGACGCGCCCGGGGTGAAAGATCTGCACGCAGCCATTCAAGAACTCTCAGAGCGCAGCTACGACGAGCAGATCCGGTCGACCGGGTTCGGGTTTTAG
- the torT gene encoding TMAO reductase system periplasmic protein TorT, which yields MRNTRRPLAVVAIAAALGLVLAGCTTEPDASERAEQPAPTAAVAEANGLSADPTQNSSDALVKAVTSDDWAVPVEIIDCGEPGCDGERTQSVYTPLSPDEITEDWELCAVVPHVKDPYWLGIDANLVQEAQRAQVGLQVYEAGGYTEIGTQLDQLSNCVANGADAVIVSAVSNEALNATIDQIAAKGIPVIDAVNGVTSTNVDGRALFDYCTLGGNLGRHLAESGEEVKAVWFPGPAGVGSLEQLMSCFEAQTEGSNVEVLGVSYGDTGKDAQLALVENALSAYPEMNYIIGSATTVDAAVGPLTERGIAGQVQTASYYFTPEVYSLLESGGATCSSAGNDLILGKIAVDMALRVLEGQPFNGGNHIGMAANVVCGSAAGEQFNNLDTLVKQLNLPPEGFKPTFSVKN from the coding sequence ATGCGCAACACACGTAGGCCCCTTGCAGTTGTGGCTATCGCCGCAGCGCTTGGGCTCGTACTCGCGGGCTGCACAACGGAACCCGATGCATCAGAACGTGCCGAACAGCCGGCTCCGACCGCTGCGGTTGCTGAGGCAAACGGCCTTTCTGCCGACCCAACCCAAAACAGTTCAGATGCACTCGTCAAGGCTGTGACTTCAGATGACTGGGCAGTTCCGGTTGAAATCATCGACTGTGGCGAGCCGGGTTGTGATGGCGAACGCACGCAGAGCGTCTACACGCCTCTCTCGCCCGATGAGATCACCGAGGATTGGGAATTGTGCGCGGTTGTACCGCACGTGAAGGATCCATACTGGCTCGGCATTGATGCGAACCTCGTTCAAGAAGCTCAGCGCGCTCAGGTAGGGCTCCAGGTCTATGAGGCTGGCGGGTACACCGAAATCGGTACGCAGCTCGACCAGCTGTCGAACTGTGTTGCGAACGGTGCAGATGCGGTTATCGTGAGCGCGGTCTCGAATGAGGCGCTCAACGCGACGATTGACCAGATTGCGGCGAAGGGCATTCCTGTCATCGACGCGGTCAACGGTGTGACCTCTACGAACGTTGATGGTCGAGCACTCTTCGACTACTGCACGCTCGGTGGCAACCTTGGTCGTCACCTTGCAGAGAGCGGCGAAGAGGTAAAGGCTGTATGGTTCCCTGGCCCCGCAGGCGTGGGATCGCTTGAGCAACTTATGTCATGCTTCGAGGCGCAGACCGAGGGAAGCAATGTAGAGGTGCTCGGAGTCTCTTACGGTGACACCGGAAAAGACGCCCAGCTTGCTCTCGTGGAGAACGCGCTTTCGGCGTACCCCGAGATGAACTACATCATTGGCAGTGCGACCACGGTTGATGCCGCGGTCGGGCCGCTCACCGAGCGCGGAATCGCTGGCCAGGTACAAACCGCTTCGTACTACTTCACCCCAGAGGTGTACTCGCTTCTCGAGTCGGGCGGCGCTACCTGCTCAAGCGCGGGCAACGACCTCATCCTCGGCAAGATTGCAGTCGACATGGCGCTCCGCGTGCTTGAAGGTCAGCCGTTTAATGGTGGCAACCACATCGGTATGGCAGCGAACGTAGTGTGTGGATCGGCTGCTGGTGAGCAGTTCAATAATCTTGACACGCTGGTGAAGCAGCTCAACCTTCCGCCAGAGGGCTTTAAGCCGACGTTCTCGGTGAAGAACTAG
- a CDS encoding flotillin family protein, producing the protein MILMTPAIVGIFGAVVALVLIALVIIKRYRIAKPDEAIIVTGGKGKEVRTADGSVTRDLSGQKVVTGGGVFVVPFVQKSFTISLRSRRLSITTEAQTTDGITIQAQAVAVVKVGGTQEMIRAAAQRFLSNSDEIDESTQEVLSGSLRSIIGGLTVLQIIRDRAVVAQSVLEAAEEALTKQGLVVDTLQIQEIRDGSDYITNIGRPEAAQVRQTAEIAETNAYQASEEAKIAAEKVLLDRNRELKLRQAEIQAETDKANAQAQAADPLEQAIQQQAIVAQQQITAQKEVALRTEKLNADVRAVAEAEAYRVEALARADAAAAVSAAEGRAQAVEREGIAAREARIAAAAALAAEGRAEAEAIEAKGTAEASAIDARARALETQSEAVLAQELIHLLPEIAAEYAQAIGAIDNMTVVSADGTSKVAGDAMGNIKGLLEMARETVGVDLVGMLNGVVTGSAAGAAAGRASRSSESNAAGSAGSTGSAGDSASDAGDTSSEAQAFASRAGRRAAELTADAADAAVDAAAEAAHAAQEAADGRGGYAPEQ; encoded by the coding sequence ATGATTCTTATGACCCCCGCCATAGTTGGCATTTTTGGCGCCGTTGTTGCGCTCGTGCTTATCGCGCTCGTCATTATTAAGCGGTATCGCATCGCGAAGCCCGACGAGGCAATCATTGTTACCGGCGGAAAGGGCAAGGAGGTGCGCACGGCAGATGGGTCTGTGACGCGCGACCTCTCAGGCCAGAAGGTCGTCACCGGCGGTGGCGTATTCGTCGTTCCGTTCGTGCAGAAGTCGTTCACCATCTCGCTGCGCTCGCGCAGACTCTCGATCACCACCGAAGCACAGACCACCGACGGCATTACGATTCAGGCGCAGGCCGTCGCCGTGGTGAAGGTCGGCGGAACGCAAGAGATGATTCGCGCGGCTGCCCAGCGCTTCCTCTCGAACTCAGATGAGATCGACGAGTCGACGCAAGAGGTGCTCTCGGGTTCGCTCCGTTCGATCATCGGTGGGCTCACTGTCTTGCAGATCATTCGCGACCGCGCCGTCGTTGCGCAGAGCGTGCTCGAAGCGGCTGAAGAGGCGCTCACCAAGCAGGGTCTTGTTGTCGATACGCTGCAGATCCAAGAAATTCGCGATGGATCGGATTACATCACCAACATTGGTCGGCCCGAGGCCGCGCAGGTGCGTCAGACCGCTGAGATCGCCGAGACCAACGCCTACCAGGCATCTGAAGAGGCGAAGATCGCCGCGGAGAAGGTGCTGCTCGACCGCAACCGTGAACTCAAGCTGCGTCAAGCCGAGATTCAGGCCGAGACCGACAAGGCCAACGCGCAGGCGCAGGCGGCGGATCCACTGGAGCAGGCAATTCAGCAGCAGGCCATCGTTGCGCAGCAGCAGATCACCGCGCAGAAAGAGGTCGCGCTGCGCACCGAGAAGCTGAACGCAGACGTGCGTGCCGTCGCCGAGGCCGAGGCGTACCGGGTCGAAGCGCTCGCGCGGGCAGACGCAGCCGCGGCGGTTTCAGCGGCCGAGGGTCGCGCGCAGGCCGTGGAGCGCGAGGGTATTGCCGCGCGTGAGGCACGTATTGCCGCCGCGGCCGCGCTCGCTGCCGAGGGTCGTGCAGAGGCCGAGGCAATCGAGGCAAAGGGTACCGCTGAGGCGTCGGCGATTGATGCCCGTGCACGCGCCCTCGAGACCCAGTCTGAGGCGGTGCTCGCCCAAGAGCTGATCCACCTGCTCCCAGAGATTGCCGCCGAATACGCGCAGGCGATCGGCGCGATCGACAACATGACCGTCGTGTCGGCAGACGGCACCTCGAAGGTCGCAGGCGACGCGATGGGCAACATCAAGGGCCTGCTCGAAATGGCGCGCGAAACCGTGGGCGTCGACCTTGTCGGCATGCTCAACGGAGTCGTGACCGGGAGCGCCGCTGGCGCTGCAGCCGGGCGCGCTTCGCGGTCGAGCGAGTCGAACGCTGCTGGTTCAGCGGGTTCAACCGGTTCAGCGGGCGACTCTGCGAGTGACGCCGGAGACACCTCAAGCGAGGCCCAGGCATTTGCGAGCCGCGCGGGTCGCCGCGCCGCAGAGTTGACTGCGGACGCCGCAGACGCAGCAGTCGATGCTGCAGCCGAAGCCGCGCACGCTGCACAGGAGGCCGCTGACGGCCGCGGTGGTTACGCACCCGAGCAGTAG
- a CDS encoding cupin domain-containing protein, translating to MSREDGQIDYFPAIELPLFKEEWPRMRNNAIIPIRREGWSDFLVAEWSLEGAAWEDFHPHPEYNYVLEGELHITVDGKTVVLKTGDSATVPAGKLGRYEAPVFARMLGVYGSNPNGEESSQFKYEEL from the coding sequence ATGTCTCGCGAGGACGGTCAAATCGATTACTTTCCGGCAATAGAGCTACCGCTGTTCAAAGAGGAGTGGCCTCGGATGCGGAACAACGCGATTATTCCCATTCGCAGGGAAGGGTGGAGTGATTTTCTCGTCGCAGAGTGGTCGCTCGAAGGCGCAGCTTGGGAAGACTTTCACCCGCACCCTGAGTACAATTACGTGCTGGAAGGCGAACTGCACATTACCGTCGACGGAAAGACGGTAGTCCTGAAAACGGGGGATTCCGCTACGGTTCCCGCAGGCAAGCTCGGCCGATACGAGGCGCCAGTATTCGCTCGTATGCTCGGCGTCTATGGGTCGAACCCAAATGGCGAGGAGTCGAGCCAGTTTAAGTACGAGGAACTCTAA
- a CDS encoding response regulator transcription factor produces the protein MNIEVPTKPDGTTVRALVVDDESSITQLIAMALRYEGWEVSTASNSEEALEAVRTFKPDVAVFDILLPDFDGMQLLSRVRSAGEIFPVLFLTALDSVEDRVAGLTAGGDDYVVKPFSLEELLARLRGLVRRSQIVLDSQPNPILRVGDLELNEDSYEVTRGDEFIQLTSTEFELLRYLMRNSGRVLSKAQILDRVWSYDFSGKPTVVELYISYLRRKIDSGRPAMIHTVRGAGYMVKPAD, from the coding sequence ATGAATATTGAGGTGCCGACCAAGCCTGACGGCACAACTGTGCGCGCGCTGGTGGTCGACGACGAGTCTTCGATCACGCAGCTTATCGCGATGGCCTTGCGCTACGAGGGCTGGGAAGTCTCAACGGCCTCGAACTCGGAAGAGGCGCTCGAAGCCGTGCGCACGTTCAAGCCAGATGTCGCGGTGTTCGACATTCTGTTGCCCGACTTCGATGGCATGCAGTTGCTGTCGCGGGTGCGTTCGGCCGGTGAGATCTTTCCGGTGCTGTTCCTCACCGCGCTCGATTCAGTTGAGGATCGCGTAGCGGGCCTCACAGCCGGCGGCGATGATTACGTCGTGAAGCCCTTCAGTCTTGAGGAGCTACTCGCGCGGCTCCGCGGTCTCGTGCGCCGCTCGCAGATTGTGCTTGACTCGCAGCCGAACCCGATTCTTCGCGTCGGAGATCTTGAGCTGAACGAAGATAGCTACGAGGTGACCCGTGGCGATGAGTTCATTCAGTTGACGAGCACCGAGTTTGAGCTGTTGCGGTACCTCATGCGTAACTCAGGGCGAGTGCTTTCGAAAGCGCAGATTCTCGACCGTGTGTGGAGCTACGACTTTTCTGGCAAGCCGACCGTCGTTGAGCTGTACATCTCGTACCTGCGCCGCAAGATCGATTCGGGGCGGCCCGCAATGATCCACACGGTGCGTGGCGCGGGCTACATGGTCAAACCAGCGGATTGA
- a CDS encoding TetR/AcrR family transcriptional regulator, whose amino-acid sequence MANPRVPLDERREQLIEATIAVMQEQGVQSITLRTIAKRANAPLATVHYCFENKEALIRAAVVRWLANMVGYAANIPTTAGFGAAVLSFAELYWADLERTPNDVLAQIELVLWSARHDDELRPLIYTGYEDELSGIFAAALENERPGQTFKAREFVRLLLTVFDGCSLQYLLQPDLTVHKENFFFLIRNLVDSVLGEHAPV is encoded by the coding sequence ATGGCGAATCCAAGAGTGCCGTTAGATGAGCGGCGCGAACAGCTCATCGAAGCAACGATCGCTGTCATGCAAGAGCAAGGCGTTCAGTCCATTACGCTCCGCACAATCGCAAAGCGGGCGAACGCTCCGTTGGCAACCGTGCACTATTGCTTTGAAAACAAAGAAGCTCTCATTCGGGCCGCGGTCGTTCGATGGCTTGCCAACATGGTTGGCTATGCTGCGAACATTCCGACTACTGCGGGATTTGGTGCTGCAGTGCTCTCATTTGCCGAACTGTACTGGGCCGATTTAGAGCGAACTCCCAACGATGTCCTCGCCCAGATTGAACTCGTGCTGTGGTCAGCTCGCCACGATGACGAACTGAGGCCACTCATCTATACCGGCTACGAGGATGAGCTTTCGGGGATCTTCGCTGCTGCTCTCGAAAACGAGCGGCCCGGCCAGACGTTCAAGGCTAGAGAGTTTGTTCGACTTCTGCTGACAGTGTTCGACGGCTGCAGCCTGCAGTATTTGCTCCAACCTGACTTGACTGTGCACAAGGAGAATTTCTTCTTCTTGATTCGAAATCTCGTGGACTCCGTGCTCGGAGAACACGCACCGGTCTAG
- the rplJ gene encoding 50S ribosomal protein L10 gives MATKDATVADLQKQFEESSAVLLTEYRGLTVSEMRSLRNSIREHATYAVAKNTLTKIAANKAGIDAFDDELNGPSAIAFVHGDTVAVAKALRDFAKANPLLVIKAGYFDGKPLTAAEVGKLADLESREVLLAKAAGAMKASLIGAAQLFNALPAKAARGFGALQEKQDA, from the coding sequence ATGGCTACGAAGGACGCTACGGTCGCCGATCTTCAGAAGCAGTTTGAAGAGTCGAGCGCCGTGCTGCTGACTGAGTACCGCGGTCTCACGGTTTCTGAAATGCGGTCACTCCGCAACAGCATCCGCGAGCACGCGACGTACGCTGTGGCGAAGAACACGCTGACCAAGATTGCGGCCAATAAGGCCGGAATCGACGCGTTTGACGACGAGCTCAACGGCCCGTCGGCAATCGCGTTCGTGCACGGTGACACTGTCGCCGTCGCGAAGGCGCTGCGTGACTTCGCCAAGGCAAACCCTCTTTTGGTGATCAAGGCAGGCTACTTCGATGGCAAGCCTTTGACCGCCGCTGAGGTAGGCAAGCTTGCCGATCTCGAGAGCCGTGAGGTGCTGTTGGCTAAGGCTGCCGGCGCTATGAAGGCTTCGCTGATCGGTGCTGCACAGCTGTTCAACGCTCTGCCCGCCAAGGCCGCTCGCGGCTTCGGCGCGCTGCAGGAGAAGCAGGACGCGTAA
- a CDS encoding aminobutyraldehyde dehydrogenase, whose protein sequence is MAQQHLELLIGGEWVAPAEGGTREIVNPATGEVIAVVAEGSSADVDRAVEAATEAFKTWRKTTPRERSQLLAEYADRVEARKEELIQQEALNGGKPLFGARWEIEDFVIDGLKYFAGAARNLDGVASADYQEGRTSVLRREPLGVVAGIVPWNYPAEIAAWKIGPVLAAGNTLVLKPSEGTPLSALILAEIATEVFPPGVINLVLGDGKVGAAMSEHPGIAAISVTGSERTGVAVAEKAAKNLKHVDLELGGNAPVVVFPDANLDLLVETLRMGTFYNAGQDCTAATRLIVHSSVYDDFIAAAKTMSESVVYGDPLADGNSDVEMGPLASEVQRERVEGFVSRAVAGGAQVITGGSKADGPGYFFQPTIITNVDQHDEIVQEEVFGPLMTVQRFETEEEAIALGNDVRQGLSASVWTKDLGIATRVSGALSFGTVWVNEHLPLVSELPHSGHKMSGYGSSMSKYNLEQYTNTKHVMIRHDI, encoded by the coding sequence ATGGCACAGCAGCATCTCGAGCTACTCATCGGCGGAGAATGGGTCGCCCCAGCTGAGGGAGGCACTCGTGAGATCGTTAATCCCGCGACAGGCGAGGTGATCGCCGTCGTCGCTGAAGGGTCAAGCGCAGATGTGGATCGCGCCGTCGAGGCGGCAACCGAAGCTTTCAAGACCTGGAGAAAGACCACACCACGCGAGCGGTCGCAGCTCCTCGCGGAGTACGCGGATCGAGTTGAAGCGCGCAAGGAAGAACTCATTCAGCAGGAAGCGCTCAATGGCGGAAAGCCACTGTTTGGGGCTCGCTGGGAGATTGAGGACTTTGTCATCGACGGACTCAAGTACTTTGCGGGTGCTGCGCGCAACCTTGACGGAGTCGCATCGGCCGACTACCAAGAGGGTCGCACCAGCGTGCTGCGCCGCGAGCCACTCGGTGTCGTCGCGGGCATCGTTCCATGGAACTACCCGGCAGAGATTGCTGCTTGGAAGATCGGCCCGGTTCTTGCAGCGGGTAATACGCTCGTGCTGAAGCCCTCCGAAGGCACCCCGCTTTCGGCACTTATTCTCGCCGAGATTGCCACTGAGGTCTTCCCTCCGGGCGTTATTAACCTCGTCTTGGGAGACGGTAAGGTCGGTGCCGCAATGTCGGAGCATCCGGGCATCGCCGCAATCTCGGTCACCGGGTCGGAGCGCACTGGCGTCGCCGTCGCAGAGAAGGCCGCGAAGAACCTGAAGCACGTTGATCTCGAACTCGGTGGCAACGCGCCAGTAGTGGTCTTCCCAGACGCAAACCTTGATCTACTCGTTGAGACCCTGCGCATGGGCACCTTTTACAACGCAGGCCAGGATTGCACAGCGGCCACCCGGCTCATCGTGCACTCGAGCGTCTACGACGACTTCATCGCAGCGGCAAAGACGATGTCCGAGAGCGTTGTGTACGGCGATCCACTCGCTGACGGAAATTCTGATGTCGAGATGGGGCCGCTCGCTTCTGAGGTTCAACGCGAGCGCGTAGAGGGATTCGTGAGTCGCGCCGTCGCTGGTGGCGCACAGGTCATCACCGGTGGATCGAAGGCAGACGGCCCGGGTTACTTCTTCCAGCCGACCATCATCACCAACGTCGATCAGCATGACGAGATTGTGCAGGAGGAAGTGTTCGGACCCCTCATGACCGTGCAGCGGTTCGAGACCGAGGAAGAGGCGATCGCGCTCGGGAACGATGTGCGACAGGGCCTCTCTGCGTCTGTATGGACGAAGGATCTCGGCATCGCGACCCGTGTCAGCGGCGCCCTGAGCTTCGGCACCGTTTGGGTGAACGAGCACCTCCCGCTTGTGTCTGAACTCCCCCACAGCGGGCACAAGATGAGTGGGTACGGCTCGAGCATGTCGAAGTACAACCTTGAGCAGTACACAAACACGAAGCATGTCATGATCCGCCACGACATCTAG